A genomic stretch from Budorcas taxicolor isolate Tak-1 chromosome 15, Takin1.1, whole genome shotgun sequence includes:
- the LIPT2 gene encoding putative lipoyltransferase 2, mitochondrial → MLQPAVRLVWLSQVPYAELLALQQRWLRRLQAEPGPEAGALLLCEPAGPVYTTGLRGGLTSEETARLRALGAEVRPLGRGGLATFHGPGQLLCHPVLDLRPLGLRLRAHVAALEACAVRLCELQGLPGARARPPPYTGVWLGERKICAIGVRCGRHVTSHGLALNCSTDLTWFEHIVPCGLVGTGVTSLSEELQRHVTVDEVIPRFLEAFKETYKCTLTSEDSPS, encoded by the exons ATGCTGCAACCGGCGGTACGGCTGGTGTGGCTGAGTCAGGTTCCCTACGCCGAGTTGCTGGCGTTGCAGCAGCGTTGGCTGCGGCGGCTGCAGGCCGAGCCAGGGCCCGAGGCGGGTGCCCTCCTGCTCTGCGAGCCCGCGGGGCCTGTGTATACCACCGGGCTGCGCGGCGGTCTGACATCCGAGGAGACTGCGCGACTGCGGGCCCTGGGTGCCGAGGTGCGCCCCCTTGGCCGGGGCGGCCTAGCCACCTTCCACGGCCCGGGCCAGCTGCTGTGCCACCCGGTACTCGACTTACGACCCCTCGGCCTGCGCCTGCGCGCCCACGTGGCCGCGCTGGAGGCGTGCGCCGTGCGCCTGTGCGAGCTCCAGGGCCTACCGGGCGCCCGCGCGCGGCCCCCACCCTACACTGGAGTTTGGCTCGGCGAGCGCAAGATCTGCGCGATAG GTGTCCGCTGTGGAAGGCACGTTACGTCCCACGGCCTGGCGCTGAACTGTTCTACGGACCTCACGTGGTTTGAGCACATTGTGCCCTGTGGGCTGGTTGGGACAGGCGTCACTTCTCTGAGTGAGGAGCTCCAGAGGCATGTCACTGTGGATGAAGTAATACCACGTTTCCTTGAGGCCTTTAAAGAGACCTACAAATGCACGTTGACCTCAGAGGACAGCCCCAGCTGA